Proteins encoded together in one Streptomyces umbrinus window:
- a CDS encoding nuclear transport factor 2 family protein yields the protein METREAAERFVRVWERAWAEHDVDALLALYAEGCVHRSMPFREPHRGRDELAAYLRWSFADERVVDVRFGAPVIGGHGVAVAEFRVFAEEGEGPSTLAGCVFVRFDAEGFAVEARDYWHSVPGHQEPAGSLFLG from the coding sequence GTGGAGACGCGCGAGGCGGCCGAGCGGTTCGTCCGGGTGTGGGAGCGGGCCTGGGCGGAGCACGACGTGGACGCGCTGCTGGCGCTGTACGCCGAGGGGTGCGTCCACCGGTCGATGCCGTTCCGCGAGCCGCATCGCGGGCGGGACGAACTCGCCGCGTATCTTCGCTGGTCGTTCGCCGACGAGCGGGTTGTCGATGTGCGGTTCGGGGCGCCGGTGATCGGCGGACACGGTGTGGCTGTCGCCGAGTTCAGGGTCTTCGCCGAGGAAGGCGAGGGTCCGTCGACGCTGGCCGGGTGTGTCTTTGTGCGCTTCGACGCGGAGGGCTTCGCCGTGGAGGCGCGGGACTACTGGCACTCCGTGCCGGGGCATCAGGAGCCGGCGGGATCGCTGTTTCTTGGCTGA
- a CDS encoding serine hydrolase domain-containing protein, translating to MSQVQGRCETRFEAVRAAFEENFRERDELGAAVAVTVDGETVVDLWGGWADSARTRAWERDTLVNVWSTTKGPTALCAHILADRGLLDLDAPVATYWPEFATAGKETVLVRHLLSHRAGLAGLREPHSLEQLFDWELTTKRLAATEPWWEPGTASGYHAMTYGFLVGEVVRRVSGLLPGAFLEREVTGPLGIDFTIGLPEKEAGRAAELVHPPAASSSEQAAIFSQLTPVALAALANPLTGAAGANTAAWRAAEIPAANGHGTARAVAALYGIFAGHGSYGSQRVLSAEAAERVREGQGACRDLVLGTGFESETEIGLGLWLSGPNHSYGPNPRAFGHDGFGGSCGLADPETGVSLGYVMNRMGPHIADDPRKMALIDALYTAL from the coding sequence ATGTCCCAGGTTCAGGGTCGGTGCGAGACGCGCTTCGAGGCGGTGCGGGCCGCGTTCGAGGAGAACTTCCGGGAGCGCGACGAGCTGGGCGCGGCCGTGGCCGTCACGGTGGACGGCGAGACCGTGGTCGACCTGTGGGGAGGCTGGGCGGACTCGGCCCGGACGCGCGCGTGGGAGCGGGACACGCTGGTCAACGTGTGGTCGACCACGAAGGGGCCGACAGCGCTGTGTGCGCACATCCTGGCCGACCGCGGGCTGCTCGACCTGGACGCGCCGGTGGCCACGTACTGGCCGGAGTTCGCCACGGCGGGCAAGGAGACCGTGCTCGTACGGCATCTGCTGTCGCACCGGGCGGGGCTGGCCGGACTGCGGGAGCCGCACTCGCTGGAGCAGCTCTTCGACTGGGAGCTGACCACGAAGCGGCTCGCTGCGACGGAGCCCTGGTGGGAGCCAGGTACGGCGTCGGGCTACCACGCGATGACGTACGGCTTCCTGGTCGGTGAAGTGGTGCGGCGCGTCTCGGGGTTGCTGCCGGGCGCGTTCCTGGAGCGGGAGGTGACCGGGCCGCTCGGCATCGACTTCACCATCGGGCTGCCGGAGAAGGAGGCCGGGCGCGCGGCCGAGCTGGTGCACCCACCGGCCGCCTCGTCCAGTGAACAGGCCGCGATCTTCAGCCAGTTGACGCCGGTGGCACTGGCCGCCCTGGCCAATCCCCTGACGGGCGCGGCCGGGGCCAACACGGCGGCGTGGCGCGCCGCGGAGATCCCGGCCGCCAACGGACACGGCACGGCCCGCGCGGTCGCCGCGCTGTACGGGATCTTCGCCGGGCATGGCTCGTACGGCTCGCAGCGCGTCCTCTCCGCGGAGGCCGCCGAGCGGGTCCGTGAGGGGCAGGGCGCATGCCGTGACCTGGTTCTCGGGACCGGTTTCGAAAGCGAGACGGAGATTGGCCTGGGCCTCTGGCTCAGCGGCCCCAACCATTCCTACGGCCCGAATCCGAGGGCCTTCGGTCATGACGGCTTCGGCGGTTCCTGCGGTCTCGCCGACCCGGAGACGGGCGTCTCGCTGGGCTACGTCATGAACCGCATGGGCCCGCACATCGCCGACGACCCACGGAAGATGGCACTCATCGACGCGCTCTACACCGCGCTCTGA
- a CDS encoding MEDS domain-containing protein — MDTVPAPRAVGEMRAGDHLLLGYEADEERETVVAAFLLDGLASGHRGLLLGPADLPADLALTFLESRGCAVDDELAAGRLTVDPHLATPDGLWDLDEVIRRETRRAVADGYLGLRVSMEVMRGQAGKGLKTLHDSELLLEPVFASLPVLGICQYDRRVFDEGELAPLDGLHHGRVAADLVWHDELLSITRTFAPPGLALAGEVDDTNVTALARALHAETARARARPVNGVRTRIDLSDLRFIDVGALRLLVFAGGALAASGGSLVLHGVAPHIQRLMRVTGWDRVPGLLVEQGDR, encoded by the coding sequence ATGGACACCGTGCCCGCACCCAGAGCAGTCGGAGAGATGCGCGCCGGAGACCATCTGCTCCTGGGCTACGAAGCGGACGAGGAACGCGAGACCGTGGTCGCCGCGTTCCTCCTGGACGGGCTGGCCAGCGGTCACCGCGGGCTGCTGCTGGGCCCGGCCGATCTGCCGGCCGACCTCGCCCTCACCTTCCTGGAGTCCCGCGGCTGCGCCGTCGACGACGAACTCGCCGCCGGACGGCTGACCGTGGACCCGCACCTCGCGACCCCCGACGGCCTGTGGGACCTGGACGAGGTGATCCGCCGCGAGACGCGCCGCGCGGTCGCTGACGGCTACCTCGGCCTGCGCGTCAGCATGGAGGTCATGCGCGGCCAGGCGGGCAAGGGCCTCAAGACACTGCACGACAGCGAACTCCTCCTCGAACCCGTCTTCGCGTCCCTGCCGGTCCTCGGCATCTGCCAGTACGACCGCCGAGTCTTCGACGAGGGCGAGCTGGCCCCTCTCGACGGACTGCACCACGGCCGGGTCGCCGCCGACCTCGTCTGGCACGACGAACTGCTCTCCATCACCCGCACCTTCGCCCCGCCCGGTCTCGCGCTCGCCGGAGAGGTCGACGACACGAACGTGACCGCCCTGGCCCGCGCCCTGCACGCCGAGACGGCCCGTGCCCGCGCCCGCCCTGTGAACGGGGTGCGCACCCGGATCGACCTGAGCGACCTGCGCTTCATCGACGTCGGTGCGCTGCGGCTGCTGGTCTTCGCGGGGGGCGCCCTGGCCGCGTCCGGCGGCAGCCTCGTCCTGCACGGCGTCGCCCCGCACATCCAGCGGCTGATGCGGGTCACCGGCTGGGACCGGGTACCAGGACTGCTCGTTGAACAAGGGGACCGGTAG
- a CDS encoding sensor histidine kinase, whose product MSRTRFVHQALCYGSDDEFLEGTLTFARDGLDAGDTVLAVVTSHNIGLLDEALGHRCDEVEFVDADDWYGGPSRTLGRYNAYCAAHDTDETGRQRRVRVIGEPVWSDRTAFEVREWMRYESLLNIAFAGTGHWILCPYDTRALPVGIIRSAVRTHPELALGPRQSAHCGRYVDPADFYAECDATRPPALPAGHDDVPFARGRSAHVRRALSAYARGLGVPDQLTHDMVTAVHEAVVNSLRHGGGRGVLRLRSDSGHVICEISDTGPTAASPPTPPPFPGHLPPDPRAASGQGMWVVRQLSDLATETLDPAGSVVRLYFRRRAAL is encoded by the coding sequence GTGAGCCGTACGCGATTCGTCCACCAGGCGCTTTGCTACGGCTCGGACGACGAGTTCCTCGAAGGCACGCTCACCTTCGCCCGCGACGGCCTGGACGCCGGCGACACCGTGCTCGCCGTCGTCACGTCCCACAACATCGGCCTCCTCGACGAGGCGCTCGGCCATCGCTGCGACGAGGTCGAGTTCGTCGACGCGGACGACTGGTACGGCGGTCCGTCCCGCACCCTGGGCCGCTACAACGCCTACTGCGCCGCGCACGACACGGACGAGACCGGCCGCCAGCGCAGGGTCCGGGTCATCGGCGAGCCCGTCTGGTCGGACCGTACGGCCTTCGAGGTCAGAGAGTGGATGCGCTACGAGTCCCTGCTCAACATCGCCTTCGCGGGTACCGGACACTGGATCCTCTGCCCGTACGACACCCGCGCCCTCCCGGTCGGCATCATCCGCTCGGCGGTCCGCACCCATCCCGAACTCGCCCTGGGACCACGGCAGTCGGCGCACTGCGGCCGCTATGTCGACCCGGCCGACTTCTACGCCGAGTGCGACGCGACACGGCCGCCGGCGCTCCCCGCGGGCCACGACGACGTTCCCTTCGCGCGTGGCCGGTCGGCGCACGTACGGCGCGCACTCTCCGCGTACGCCCGTGGCCTCGGGGTGCCCGATCAGCTGACGCACGACATGGTGACCGCGGTGCACGAGGCGGTGGTCAACTCCCTGCGCCACGGGGGCGGTCGGGGCGTACTGCGGCTGCGCAGCGACTCCGGCCACGTGATCTGCGAGATCTCCGACACCGGCCCAACGGCTGCGTCACCGCCCACGCCACCGCCGTTCCCGGGCCACCTGCCACCCGACCCGCGCGCCGCGAGCGGCCAAGGGATGTGGGTGGTACGGCAGTTGAGCGACCTGGCCACCGAGACGCTGGACCCCGCGGGCTCTGTCGTTCGCCTGTACTTCAGGAGGAGGGCAGCCCTGTGA
- a CDS encoding ATP-binding protein: MAASVRNGRTGNLPAESNAFIGRRSELAEISALLGTARLVTLTGPGGVGKSRLALRAAHTVRAAFPGGVWLVELSDLKNPDLLTNALAEATRLTEQTLRPLLEAVYEHLDDGPLLLVLDTCDHVLDECARVVQELLAHVPELRVLATSRQPLGVAGEHLLSVTPLPLGERDDAVALFAARAAAAVPSFALTDANRANVAAVCARLDGIPLALELAAVRLRGFALERLLAGLDSRFDLLVSPARPRLARHQTLRTAIGWSHELCTPLERLLWARLSVFAGGWDVEAAEFVCHGGPLDAEEILALLASLTEKSIVTREGDGVAGRYRMLDTVRTFGAEWLEGLGEQDTVRGRHRDYFRWIARQGQAEWLGPGQRMWAERLRVEHANLRVALEDSLAAPEPETALELAGTLWYFWFACGFAEEGRGHLERALRRAHHGGPEHTLATWAHRLVTVVPDDLDAAESVSAAYVWLAEERQLPVPALPLTGASLAVRGESARSALLYGSSTQGPGGGGGAEFFQLLTLALQAYLLAGQGAFERCAAVAERLRADCAKRGELWMRAWGDFFVALAGIGLGRPEDALVSAREALTAKWRVHDRLGAAAVADLLVAAEASRGEPERAARLLGAGTRLWHAAGLPQLGDTGTTVFRREYARHLRKTLGDTAFTEAVCEGRELSPEAAIRLALDGALDEPDL; this comes from the coding sequence ATGGCGGCCTCGGTGCGCAACGGCAGGACCGGCAATCTCCCCGCCGAGTCCAACGCCTTCATCGGCCGCAGATCCGAACTGGCCGAAATATCCGCCCTGTTGGGGACCGCGCGGCTCGTCACCCTCACCGGCCCCGGAGGCGTCGGCAAGTCACGGCTGGCGCTGCGGGCCGCGCACACCGTGCGGGCCGCCTTCCCCGGCGGGGTGTGGCTGGTGGAACTGTCCGACCTCAAGAACCCCGACCTCCTCACGAACGCCCTCGCCGAGGCGACCCGGCTGACCGAGCAGACTCTGCGCCCGCTCCTGGAAGCCGTCTACGAGCATCTCGACGACGGACCGCTGCTGCTCGTCCTGGACACCTGCGATCACGTACTGGACGAGTGCGCGCGTGTCGTACAGGAACTCCTCGCGCACGTACCGGAGTTACGGGTTCTGGCCACCAGCCGTCAGCCACTGGGCGTGGCCGGCGAGCATCTGCTGTCCGTGACGCCGCTGCCGCTCGGTGAACGCGACGACGCGGTGGCGCTGTTCGCGGCCCGCGCCGCGGCCGCCGTGCCGTCGTTCGCTCTGACCGACGCCAACCGGGCGAACGTGGCGGCGGTCTGTGCCCGCCTCGACGGGATCCCGCTGGCCCTGGAACTGGCCGCGGTGCGGCTGCGGGGCTTCGCCCTCGAACGGCTTCTGGCAGGCCTGGACTCCCGGTTCGACCTGCTCGTCTCCCCCGCCCGGCCGCGGCTCGCCCGGCACCAGACGCTGCGTACGGCGATCGGCTGGAGCCATGAGCTGTGCACTCCGCTGGAGCGGCTGCTGTGGGCCCGCCTCTCGGTGTTCGCGGGCGGCTGGGACGTGGAGGCGGCCGAATTCGTGTGCCATGGCGGCCCGTTGGACGCCGAGGAGATCCTGGCGCTGCTCGCGTCGCTCACCGAGAAGTCGATCGTGACGCGCGAGGGCGACGGGGTGGCCGGGCGCTACCGCATGCTCGACACGGTCCGTACCTTCGGTGCCGAGTGGCTCGAAGGCCTCGGCGAGCAGGACACCGTACGCGGCCGTCACCGTGACTACTTCCGCTGGATCGCGCGCCAGGGCCAGGCCGAGTGGCTGGGCCCGGGCCAGCGGATGTGGGCCGAGCGGCTGCGCGTGGAGCACGCCAACCTGCGGGTCGCGCTGGAGGATTCCCTGGCGGCGCCGGAGCCCGAGACGGCACTCGAACTCGCGGGCACGCTCTGGTACTTCTGGTTCGCCTGCGGCTTCGCCGAGGAGGGACGCGGCCATCTGGAGCGCGCGTTGCGACGGGCACACCACGGCGGTCCCGAGCACACCCTGGCGACCTGGGCACACCGCCTGGTCACCGTCGTGCCGGACGACCTGGACGCCGCCGAGTCGGTGAGCGCGGCCTACGTGTGGCTCGCCGAGGAACGTCAACTGCCCGTGCCCGCACTGCCGTTGACCGGTGCGAGTCTCGCGGTGCGCGGCGAGTCGGCACGGTCCGCGCTGCTGTACGGCAGCAGCACCCAGGGGCCGGGCGGCGGGGGCGGAGCGGAGTTCTTCCAGCTCCTCACGCTGGCGCTGCAGGCGTATCTCCTGGCGGGCCAGGGCGCGTTCGAGCGGTGTGCGGCGGTGGCCGAGCGGCTGCGCGCCGACTGCGCGAAGCGCGGTGAGCTGTGGATGCGGGCCTGGGGCGACTTCTTCGTCGCCCTCGCCGGGATCGGGCTAGGACGGCCGGAGGACGCGCTGGTCTCCGCGCGCGAGGCGCTGACCGCCAAGTGGCGCGTCCACGACCGGCTCGGCGCCGCGGCCGTCGCCGATCTCCTGGTCGCCGCGGAGGCCTCCCGCGGCGAGCCTGAACGCGCCGCCCGCCTCCTGGGCGCGGGTACCCGCCTCTGGCACGCGGCCGGACTCCCCCAGCTCGGCGACACCGGCACGACCGTCTTCCGCCGGGAGTACGCACGCCACCTCCGCAAGACCCTCGGCGACACCGCGTTCACCGAAGCGGTGTGCGAGGGACGGGAGTTGAGCCCGGAGGCGGCGATCCGGCTCGCGCTGGACGGCGCACTCGACGAACCGGATCTCTGA